From the genome of Malus sylvestris chromosome 6, drMalSylv7.2, whole genome shotgun sequence, one region includes:
- the LOC126626860 gene encoding probable GABA transporter 2: MTGPPDSETLLGARRESDAGAVFVLQSKGQWWHAGFHLTTSIVGPTILTLPYAFRGLGWGPGFLCLTIMGLVTFYSYYLMSKVLDQCEKEGRRHIRFRELAADVLGSGWMYYFVIFIQTAINTGVGIGAILLSGECLKIMYSELSPNGSLKLYHFIAMVTVVMIVISQLPTFHSLRHINFVSLLLCLGYSFLVVGACIYAGTSKNAPARDYSLESSTSTRLFNAFTSISIFAAIFGNGILPEIQATLAPPATGKMVKGLVMCYTVIFITFYSTAVSGYWVFGNKSSSNILNSLMPDEGPSLAPTWVLGLTVIFVLLQLLAIGLVYSQVAYEIMEQKSADVKQGMFSKRNLIPRIILRSLYMVLCGFFAAMLPFFGDISGVVGAVGFIPLDFILPMLLYNKTYKPAKSSFTYWMNISIIIVFTGAGLLGTFSSVRKLVLDASKFKLFSDDVVD; the protein is encoded by the exons ATGACGGGGCCTCCCGATTCCGAAACCCTCCTCGGAGCCCGCCGCGAAAGCGACGCCGGCGCTGTCTTCGTCCTCCAATCCAAAG GGCAGTGGTGGCATGCCGGGTTCCATCTGACGACGTCGATAGTGGGACCCACAATACTGACGCTGCCGTACGCGTTCAGAGGACTGGGATGGGGGCCGGGGTTTCTGTGCCTGACCATCATGGGCCTGGTCACCTTCTACTCTTACTACCTCATGTCGAAGGTGCTCGACCAGTGTGAGAAGGAGGGTCGCCGCCACATCCGATTCCGTGAACTCGCCGCCGACGTATTAG GGTCTGGATGGATGTATTATTTCGTCATATTCATTCAAACGGCTATAAACACTGGGGTTGGAATAGGAGCAATTTTGCTTTCTGGGGAATGCCTTAAG ATTATGTATTCAGAGCTTTCTCCGAATGGATCTCTGAAATTGTACCACTTCATAGCCATGGTTACCGTGGTAATGATAGTCATCTCTCAGCTTCCAACTTTCCACTCCCTCAGGCACATCAACTTTGTTTCGCTGCTTCTCTGCTTGGGCTACTCATTCCTGGTGGTCGGTGCTTGTATTTATGCAG GTACCTCTAAGAACGCCCCTGCAAGGGACTATTCCTTAGAATCTTCCACTTCAACAAGGCTCTTCAATGCCTTCACTTCCATCTCCATATTTGCTGCTATTTTCGGGAATGGAATACTACCTGAAATACAA GCAACCCTGGCGCCACCAGCTACTGGAAAGATGGTGAAGGGGCTCGTGATGTGTTACACAGTAATTTTCATTACTTTCTATTCGACTGCAGTGTCCGGATACTGGGTGTTTGGGAACAAATCTAGTTCAAATATTCTCAATAGCCTAATGCCCGATGAGGGACCTTCTCTCGCTCCTACTTGGGTTCTTGGACTTACTGTGATCTTTGTACTCCTTCAGCTTCTTGCCATTGGCCTG GTTTATTCTCAAGTTGCTTATGAGATCATGGAACAGAAATCAGCAGATGTCAAACAAGGAATGTTCTCAAAAAGGAATCTCATTCCCCGAATAATTCTTCGGTCGCTGTACATGGTACTCTGCGGATTTTTCGCAGCAATGCTTCCATTTTTCGGCGACATAAGCGGCGTGGTTGGAGCTGTCGGCTTCATCCCATTAGATTTCATCCTCCCAATGCTTCTCTACAACAAAACCTACAAGCCTGCAAAATCATCATTCACTTACTGGATGAACATATCCATAATCATCGTCTTCACAGGTGCAGGACTTTTGGGCACATTCTCCTCTGTAAGGAAACTGGTTCTTGATGCCAGCAAATTTAAGCTGTTTAGTGATGATGTGGTTGATTAA